TCAAAGAACACTAGATAACTTAGTTATAAACAGCGAGGTCTCGCTGATATATGGAAATGATATTGAGATAGTTAAGAAAGATAACTCTTATCAAACACAAATAGATGGATCATTTCTAAAATCTACAATTGTCGTACAGGCTAATGGAATAAATTGCAATGGAATTGAAAAACAATATGATCAAAAAGCATTATTAACAACGATTAAAATTAAATCAGTTAATAACAATGATAGATGGGCGTGGGAACGCTTTACCGATACTGGATGCATAACTCTGCTACCAACACCGAATAATCCAGATCTGTACTCAGTTGTTTGGTGTGACAAAACGAAAAACATAGAATGCTTAAGAAACATGACTAACAAAGAATTTTCAATATCAATAAAGAAATTCTTTGGTGATCTAATAGGAGAAGTCTCTACTGATTGCGAAAAACACGTGATACCATTATCTCTAAAGATAAAAAAACACCTGAATAATTTAAATTTAGTGACAATAGGAAATGCAGCACAAACTATACATCCTATTGGAGGACAAGGACTAAATTTAGGACTAAGAGATGTTGGCTGTCTATCTAGGTGTTTTGATAAATGGCTCGATAACAAGGCAGAGACTATAAGCATATTAAATAAATTCAATAAACAAAGATCTCTAGATAGAATTGTAACAATAGGAATCACTGAGATATTGACCAACGTTTTCAGCAGTAGAGCAAGTCCAATACAAAAAGTATTTGGCATCTCATTGTCGATAATTAATTTAATAAAACCA
The genomic region above belongs to Candidatus Kinetoplastibacterium blastocrithidii (ex Strigomonas culicis) and contains:
- a CDS encoding FAD-dependent monooxygenase, with translation MKKEFDIAIVGSGITGNTLAILLSKLATNPSKIALIQKTEPNELINRRNKPDVLALSYGSKLLLESINAWPKESSIIKTVHVSKFNQFGKLLLRNTDLNVDQLGSIINYDNLQRTLDNLVINSEVSLIYGNDIEIVKKDNSYQTQIDGSFLKSTIVVQANGINCNGIEKQYDQKALLTTIKIKSVNNNDRWAWERFTDTGCITLLPTPNNPDLYSVVWCDKTKNIECLRNMTNKEFSISIKKFFGDLIGEVSTDCEKHVIPLSLKIKKHLNNLNLVTIGNAAQTIHPIGGQGLNLGLRDVGCLSRCFDKWLDNKAETISILNKFNKQRSLDRIVTIGITEILTNVFSSRASPIQKVFGISLSIINLIKPVKKSIIRQLILGLRI